A genomic region of Cannabis sativa cultivar Pink pepper isolate KNU-18-1 chromosome 1, ASM2916894v1, whole genome shotgun sequence contains the following coding sequences:
- the LOC115706520 gene encoding FT-interacting protein 3 gives MSNLKLGVEVVGAHDLMPKDGQGASNAFVELHFDHQRFRTTVKEKDLNPVWNETFYFNITDPSNLHNHTLEAFVYSLNKNNNAKSFLGKVCLTSTSFVPYADSLVLHYPLDKRHLLSRVKGEIGLKVFVIDDPSIRSSNPLPAMDNPVKAEPKQPKVANFVSNLFSNEKSDSRHTFHHLPKESPAEQKSVAPAPVVVQPAQNYGLYEMKSEPQAPKVVKMFTGAPAQPADYTIRETSPFLGGGRVVGGRVIPGNNRPTSTYDLVEKMQYLFVRVVKARDLPSMDLTGSLDPYVEVKIGNFRGKTKHFEKKSSPEWNEVFAFARDNLQSSVLEVVVKDKDLVMDDLVGTVRFDLHEVPTRVPPDSPLAPEWYRLVDKDGDKKKGELMLAVWYGTQADEAFPDAWHSDAIGPTDNAPSALAHIRSKVYHSPRLWYVRVNVIEAQDLVTSDKSRIPDCYVKIQLGNQIQRTKPVQARGMNPMWNDDLLFVAAEPFEEPLVITVEDRTGPSKDETLGRAVIQLHTVEKRADDRNIRDKWLPLEKSMSAAMEGENKSESKKEKFSSRVRVRVCLDGGYHVLDESTHYSSDLRPTAKQLWKSSIGVLELGILGADGLHPMKTRDSRGTSDTYCVAKYGHKWIRTRTIINSLNPKYNEQYTWEVYDPATVLTIGVFDNAQIGGTDGNRDMKIGKVRIRMSTLQTGRVYTHSYPLLVLHPSGVKKMGELHLAIRFSCTSLTNMMFKYTKPLLPKMHYIRPLTVIQQESLRHQAVNIVAARLSRAEPPLRREVVEYMSDADSHLWSMRRSKANFFRLMTVFSGLFSVGKWFGEVCRWKNPVTTVLVHALFIMLVCFPELILPTVFLYMFLIGLWNFRYRPSNPPHMNTRLSHADAVNPDELDEEFDTFPTSRATDIVRMRYDRLRSVAGRIQTVVGDIATQGERLQALLSWRDSRATTIFIMFCLVAAIVLYVTPFQILALLAGFYVMRHPRFRRKTPSMPLNFFRRLPARTDSML, from the coding sequence ATGAGTAACCTCAAGTTAGGGGTTGAGGTTGTGGGGGCTCATGATCTCATGCCTAAAGATGGTCAAGGTGCATCGAATGCTTTTGTTGAGCTCCATTTTGATCACCAGAGATTTCGAACAACAGTAAAAGAAAAAGACTTGAACCCAGTTTGGAACGAGACTTTCTATTTCAACATTACTGATCCAAGCAATTTACATAATCACACTCTTGAGGCCTTTGTCTACAGCCTCAACAAGAACAACAACGCGAAATCCTTCCTTGGGAAAGTCTGCCTCACGTCGACCTCATTTGTTCCTTATGCTGATTCGCTTGTTCTGCACTACCCTCTTGATAAACGACACTTATTGTCTCGTGTGAAGGGAGAGATTGGTCTGAAAGTGTTTGTGATAGATGATCCAAGTATAAGGTCATCAAATCCTCTTCCTGCCATGGACAACCCTGTAAAGGCCGAGCCAAAACAGCCAAAAGTTGCAAATTTTGTCTCGAATTTATTCTCAAATGAGAAATCCGACTCGAGACACACATTTCATCATCTTCCGAAAGAAAGTCCAGCTGAACAGAAGAGTGTTGCTCCTGCTCCAGTTGTAGTTCAGCCTGCACAGAATTATGGGTTGTATGAGATGAAATCAGAACCTCAGGCTCCCAAAGTTGTTAAGATGTTTACAGGTGCCCCGGCTCAGCCAGCTGATTACACCATAAGGGAGACAAGTCCTTTTTTGGGTGGTGGACGAGTTGTGGGAGGCCGAGTTATCCCTGGAAACAACAGACCTACGAGCACCTATGATCTCGTGGAGAAGATGCAGTACTTGTTCGTAAGAGTTGTTAAAGCTCGTGATCTTCCTTCAATGGATTTAACAGGCAGTCTTGATCCTTATGTCGAGGTGAAAATTGGGAACTTCAGGGGAAAGACAAAGCATTTTGAGAAGAAGTCAAGTCCTGAATGGAATGAGGTTTTTGCATTTGCCAGGGATAATCTTCAGTCCTCTGTTCTTGAAGTAGTTGTGAAAGACAAGGATCTTGTTATGGATGACTTGGTTGGGACGGTCAGGTTTGATCTACACGAGGTTCCAACTAGAGTTCCACCAGATAGTCCTTTGGCTCCTGAATGGTACAGGCTTGTGGACAAGGATGGGGACAAGAAGAAGGGGGAGCTTATGCTTGCAGTTTGGTACGGAACACAAGCTGATGAGGCTTTTCCAGATGCTTGGCATTCAGATGCGATCGGTCCAACAGATAATGCTCCGTCGGCATTGGCACACATCCGATCAAAAGTTTACCATTCTCCGAGGCTGTGGTACGTCCGTGTCAATGTGATTGAGGCGCAGGATTTGGTTACTTCTGATAAGTCGCGAATCCCTGATTGTTATGTGAAAATTCAGCTTGGCAATCAGATTCAGAGGACTAAACCAGTTCAGGCTCGGGGTATGAATCCAATGTGGAACGATGATTTGTTGTTCGTTGCTGCTGAGCCATTTGAAGAACCATTGGTTATCACGGTTGAAGACCGAACTGGGCCCAGCAAAGATGAGACACTTGGGAGAGCCGTTATTCAGTTGCACACCGTAGAGAAGCGAGCTGATGATCGGAACATTCGTGACAAGTGGCTACCTCTTGAAAAATCTATGTCTGCTGCCATGGAAGGCGAAAACAAGAGTGAAAGCAAGAAGGAGAAATTCTCTAGcagggttcgagttcgggtttgTCTTGATGGAGGGTACCATGTTCTTGACGAGTCCACTCACTACAGCAGTGATCTTCGTCCCACGGCAAAGCAGCTATGGAAATCCTCCATTGGTGTTCTTGAACTCGGTATCCTTGGAGCTGATGGACTTCATCCGATGAAGACAAGGGACAGTAGAGGCACATCAGACACCTACTGCGTTGCCAAGTATGGCCACAAATGGATTCGAACTCGAACTATAATCAACAGCTTGAACCCAAAATACAATGAGCAGTACACTTGGGAGGTTTATGACCCTGCAACGGTTCTTACCATTGGAGTTTTCGACAATGCTCAAATCGGTGGCACTGATGGTAACAGAGACATGAAAATTGGCAAGGTTAGGATTCGAATGTCAACTCTGCAGACAGGCCGAGTTTACACACACTCTTACCCCTTACTTGTTCTTCATCCTTCTGGGGTTAAAAAAATGGGGGAACTTCACTTGGCCATAAGATTTTCCTGCACTTCGTTGACAAACATGATGTTCAAGTACACTAAACCCCTTTTGCCCAAAATGCACTACATTAGGCCACTAACCGTGATTCAACAAGAGTCGCTGCGTCACCAGGCTGTCAACATAGTGGCTGCAAGGTTGAGCAGAGCTGAGCCTCCTCTGCGTCGGGAGGTTGTTGAGTACATGTCCGACGCTGATTCCCATCTATGGAGCATGAGGCGCAGCAAGGCTAACTTTTTCAGGTTAATGACTGTCTTTTCGGGCTTATTCTCCGTAGGAAAATGGTTTGGAGAAGTCTGCAGATGGAAAAACCCAGTTACAACAGTACTAGTACACGCTTTATTCATCATGCTGGTTTGTTTTCCCGAACTCATACTTCCAACTGTTTTCCTCTACATGTTCTTAATCGGGTTATGGAACTTTCGGTATCGACCGAGTAACCCTCCCCACATGAACACAAGGCTCTCACACGCAGATGCTGTGAATCCCGATGAGCTAGATGAAGAATTCGACACTTTTCCAACGTCCCGGGCCACTGATATTGTCCGGATGAGGTACGACCGTTTGAGGAGCGTGGCTGGCAGGATTCAAACTGTGGTGGGCGACATTGCCACACAAGGGGAGCGCTTGCAGGCGTTGCTCAGCTGGAGGGACTCTCGGGCCACAACTATTTTCATAATGTTCTGTCTTGTTGCTGCCATTGTTTTGTACGTGACTCCTTTTCAAATTCTGGCCCTTCTTGCCGGGTTTTATGTCATGAGACACCCAAGGTTCAGGAGAAAGACACCGTCGATGCCCCTTAACTTCTTCCGACGGCTTCCAGCAAGGACAGATAGCATGCTGTAG